CATAAAGGTCCTTATTATCCATCCTATCAAACAGGTTAGCAGCAGCTTGGACGTCGCCGGCCTTGGCATACCCTGAGATCATCGTGATCCAGGAAACATTGTTCCTGATGGGCATCCGCTCAAACAGCTCCTGCGCTTGGGCCACGTGGCCTTGTGTCATGAACCCGGACACGAGGGCGTTCCAGGACGCAGCGTTTGTCTCGGGCATTCGGTCGAACAGTTCGATGGCCTCGTCGAGGTGGCCGGCCTTGGCGAGTCCGGCGACCATGGAGTTCCACGACACAACATCCCGCGCGGGCATTGCCTCGAACATGGCGCGCGCGGCGGTGATATCGCCCGCGCGTACAAGGGAAGCGAGGAGCGAGTTGGACGAGACGAGGCGGGAGTGGCGGTGCAGCGCCGCGGGCGCGTCATCGAGCAGGCCGCGGGCGTGGTCGTGGTGCGGGGGCAGCAGGCGAGAGTAGAGGTGAGAGAGCGCGGCGTGCGGGTAGGGGTGGGAGAGGAGGCCGAGGCGGAGGAGGTGCGCGTGGAGGGAGGCCGCCGCGGGGAGAGCGGCGTGCTCGGGGAGGCGGGGCACAGACTTGAGGACGGCAGCGAGGGCGAAGGGGCAGGGGCGGCGGGACGAGCATAGGGACGCGAGCTACAGAGCGATGGCACGGCGGGGCCGGCCTTGGTCTGCCGCCGCGCGGATGGCGATCGTCCACGGCGAGTTGAAGCCGCCGGCAGCGGGCGGGGTGCGCATGGCCGGGCGCCCCGAGTCCTCCGCGGGACTGCCACACCTCACCGGCGGCACAAGTTCTTATTGACTCCGCGCTACAGGAGTGAGAGGAGGAGGCAAAGGACGCCGCCTTCTCCCTTTCCGTTGACGGCAAGAAGGGAGATGGCCGGCCTGGGGCGAGCGGAGCCACGGCCGGGGGCCCGGCGGACCGAAGACGGAACTGCaaccgggcggcggcggcggcggagccaaGGGGCCGGGGGCGCGGCGGAGATGACCGCAACCGTCCGAGTTCGCCAAGGCGCAGACGCGCGGGTGTGGCTGGGTGGCGGTGTCCGCACGAGCAGGACCACGGGCCGGCGGTGCGGATGCGAGCGTGGCCACGGGTTGCGGAGTTGTATGCCATGTCGGCCCGTAGTTTACGAGAGAAAGGAGTTGTAAAAAAAAATCCGTCTACTGCATAATCATGTATTTTATATAATTTCAACAATTGATTTTTTTGCACTATAAGATTAGAATCCAACAGTCTAcattcttcttctacctctagccttctTCTAGATCACAAATCACATATCATAGAAAATAAttctttttctatgaaaggacaaattACAGGGTGGTTGGTTCCATTGCTTGCCCGTTCGTCATGGGTCGTCGTGTCGTGGGGCCCTGGCTGGGCGCGATTCGCTTTcgcgccctctctctccctccgggCCTCACCTGACATGACCACGCGCATACCTGGGAGGCCGCCCATCCACGCGCATACCTGACACGACCACGGTTTGGCAGATCTGACGGACGCAGACAAACCGAGGCAACGATCCGATGActaaaaatccatgtgttttttttttctaaaacacaCGTGTATTGTATAgcttctgaaaaaaaaaacaagagaaaggGAAGCGCATAATAAACATAAATAAATAACCCAACATAACAATATTTCTCCTATATTTCAGGTGTctgaattttaagatgatttcagACAATAGCAAGTCATATATAACAAGTATTAATATTGATCATACCAAATAAACATTATTAGATTGACCATGctatatatatattttcataataaacctaTTTAGATATATacaaatattgatacttttttttataaaactaGTTAAACTTCAAATTAGTTGACTTATCGGAAAACaagatgtgcacttattttgaGAAGAAGTTAGTGTATTTTGTGTATGGATTCGATCAAACTTAAATTGTTTGGTTTCTcgaaaaacaaaaattgtagtCTTTTTAGACCGAGAGAATACCTTTGAAAATAAAAATATACCCTACACAGAAAAGAAAATGTACAGCATCTGCACACATGAACCCCGGACTAATTATGAATTCCATGAACTTCAGAATAGCACAGCGTCTGCAGACATATGAACGGACTAATGATGAattcaaacagatggacagagcATAACTGCAGTCTTTCATATCTTGTTTTCAGAAGCATCAGGGAGGAAATGCAGGCCATTTTTTTTAACTGGGTTACAATAGCTATCATCTTTCTTGCCTTTCCTCGTAAAAGTTTCTCCTTCTGTTCAGCACATCATTGTCCATGCTGACAGTGGATGGACTACAACTAAGATGTGTCATCAGGCTGAAAAAAACACAGGAAAAATAGAAGAGCAATATTGAGATTGAAACAGTAATAACCCACCAAAAAAACATTACAGAGAGAAAAGTAGCATAATATATGTAGGTTATGCAGTGCTTGGCTCCTTTGTCTAATCATTGAACTAGGAATGGTGTATTACAACATGTGAAAAAAAAGGACAACAAAATTTGACAAAAAAAAGCCTTTTTACTGTCCATGGCAAGGAGCCAAGAAGCTACAACGATATTCAACTTGAAAAACATTGTGGTAATACAGAGAAAGTATCATAATATTGAAGTATCTGATATGGGGACGGCTGGCCGGCTGGGTTAGTGAAGCATCCGAGATACATAGCCGAGAAGTGCTATGTTAATTATTGTTAATCTGGCAACTTCTTGAAAGATTGGAGGTAAAATTACTAAGTACTGAATTAATAGAATTTTTAGCACCTCAGACGAACAGCAAAACAAGTGCAAGAGCAGGGTGCTGCTCAAATCTGTTAGGACAAAATTATACCATAACCAACAGCGTCTGTCAAACTCAGAGTGCATATAAAACGGAACAGGAAATGTTTCTTAGTACCTTGCATGGACattaaaaaaaaacacaaaagTTAATTTTAAGAGCAGGGTGCTACTCAAATCTGTTAGGATAAAATCATACCATAATAACCAACAACATTTTCCAACCTGAGATTGCAAACTTGAAAGTGTTTGATGATCTATTAATACCAGTGGATAAGTTAAAAGAACAAAGTAATTGCATCATGAACGAAAAAACTGCAAAGATGGGTATTAGCATCTCCGTGTGCTCACTAATTTTAACCTGCCACCACCTACTCTCATTGCATTAACACACAGGAACAACAGATCTTCCCCCAAGTTTCTGAATTATACATGCATGAAAGCCTTTCTGACTTTCATTATAGCCATATAATTTCTACTAACCTTTTAAGTCGATACAACCCTCCCTCCACGTATGTCGCAGACTATCACATCCTCTTCCTGCTAGCAAACGGCTCAAGtcagaaaaaaaattcagaagGTAAGCAAAAACTGTTAATTTGTGGAGTCATTGCTATACCATGTTTTTGGTTGAATGCATTTCCCTACTTAACGCATGAGAGCCTCTGGTTATGTTGTAGACAATCACATCCTCTTCCAGCTAGCAAACAGTTCAGGTCAGCAAAAAAAGATTCAGAATATAAGAACAAACTGCCAACTTGTGCTAGTTTATTGCTGTACCTTGTTTTTGGTTGAATGCTTTTCCTTGCTTAACTCATCAGAGCCAATGACGTGCACTTTAGCACTTCCACACCTAGAGAGAACATAGAGGAAATAATACTGATATGCTTCTCACTCCTCACAACATTATAAATTTTTCCTCTCACATATCATGAAATATACCAATCAGAATATATACATCATACCAGGCAGGCATGTCTATTGCATCTGGATCAACGTAGTCCCAATAGCAAAAGCCCTCAGTTGTAGCTGTCTTAAGCACATATGCATCCATATCATCAGACAACATACCTAAGGCCAGCGAGCGGATGCTTGTAGTCAAGGTATGCTCTCCAAACAAGAGACAGCTTCCTTTGTGGTTCCCTTCAAATTATTGTTTGCAATTTTTGCAGGCAAGTTACCCATCAAACAGTTAAAATACTCGTATACAACAAATGAAACctgggcttgtttggatgccaaaatttttggcaaagtgatactgtagcattttcgttgttatttggcaaatagtatccaatcatagtctaattaggcttaaaagattcgtctcgtggatttcgtctaaactgtgtaattagttttattttttatttatatttaatacttcatgcatgcgtctaaagattcgatgtgacggggaatcttgaaaaattttgcaaaatggggtggaactaaactggcccttTTCTGGTCTGGCACCAACACTTACAAACAGGACAGCACATGTAGCAACAGAAGCAGAGGACGGATGTGCACGCCAATACTTTTTAATGAGACAAAACACCTCATAACGAATGTTATGGCTCAAGTTTCCATCACAGTCATCAGCAAGCGACCCCTTCCTTATCCCCTTCCTCATCGACACAAGGCTCAAGTCAGCTTCCTTCATGATACAATTGATGCAATCTAGCTGCAAGTGGAGTAAACAGATAAATAAAGTGCATAGAATCTAAACTGATGCGAAGCTGTTTCTTCTACACGTACAATAACAGGAGGTATGATACGCTTCTTTTTTGGCAGCACAAGATTTATGACTTGCTTCTGAATCGCGGTGCTCAGCCTGATCTCAGGAGAGGCATCATCTAACCCCTGCTCCTTCCATTCAGATACCATTTCTTTCTCCTTTTCGCAACACTTGGAAAGTAAGCAAAATATAGATCAATTCACTGTAACCTAGCCTCAAAGGCTGCATATTAAGCTAGTAATTGGCAGGCGGTGGAGTTACCAAATGGACGAGAATAGTAGCCAAGTTGTCATTGACATCAGCAGAATCAGCATGCTGTTGCCCACTGGTGGCATTAGACTGCGTAGAACTGGCAACCTGCTTCTCGCGACCCTTGGAAAGCAAAGCAGACAACGGAACAGTTTAAAATTGCTGATAATTCTTGGCGAAGCAATCAGGAAATACAACCCTAACCTAACATGGAAACCTGGAAAATTAAGCTAGTAGCTAGGAGGAAATGGAGTTACCAGGTAGACTAGAGAAAAAAGGGATAACATAGGTTGCGGTTGAGCCAAGGTCGCTCTGGCATTTCTTCGGTAGTATTCTTCAAGGCACCTCAGGTTGTAGACAGGAAAAAAACGTTCCCATCCCCATATTGTCTCAAAAAGATCTTGGATTGGCAAAACATTACGGGGATTCAATTCAATTAACTGAAAGATCAAAATACGAAATTGACAAAGTAGGTGCATGTGAGAGAGAGGCCAGGGCATACCTCGGTGGCTGACAATCTCCGGCGGCGGCATCCGATAGAACAAGCCGATTTCTTCCTTCGCCTCCTCTAAAATCTCAACACATGCGGTGAGGTGGTCTCTGATCGCGGCGAAGTCATAAGCGGCTTCCTTGGTCCGGAGCTCCATCCTATGCAAAACGCCTCTCTTGGGATCGGCGCCATCGGAGAAGATTGAGCCGGAACTGCGCCAGCAGAGAGCGCTCTGCAGGCCTGGGGTCTCCACCCCTATCACGCTCCTGGACTCTGCGGTTGCGATGGCGGTGGCGGTGACGGCGCCGGAGAGGACTGCTGGATCGAATCTCCCGCTCAACGACATTGCGGTCCCCTCTCCTCTCTGCTCCGGCGCTCCGAACCCGCGCTATAGATTTCAAGTACGAAGTGGCGTGAGAGCGCAATCTGTCTGCATGCAGGCGACGCGGCCGAAAAACGGTTGTTGCCAAAACTAGTCTTCACTGTGTTTCAAATTTCGAGATCTTATTAATTTTTGCATGCGTTCCTAATTTTCTTTAAAATCCAAATTTTCCCTCATTATTAAACAGTTTATTTAACACCCCCATTTATCAAAATGGCGCCATTtttacttttctttttttctatatAAATTAAAGTCTGGGTTTCTTAATAAAGACACTCAAAAGAGAAAATATACATAATTAGTTGCATACGAGTTGGTTTCACATATATAGCTTGAcaattaaataaaaaatattgaCAACAGATTTCGTATTGATCAAAATAAGAAGGCTTATTGTTGGCACAAGCAAGACATGACAAGAAAACGACTTCGAGGTACATAGCCAAGGTGAAGAAACAAGTATTTGTGTTGATCCGAGGGACTAATTAAGCATGATGAGTCATGCAATCAAAGTATCAAATCATTGTTGGATTAAAAGTTAAAAGTAACTTGAAACTATGCTTTTATATGTTGAAATAGTTCAGGTCACAAACTTAAGCTGGATTTGCTCAAGGATTAAGATAAAGTTGATTG
The genomic region above belongs to Miscanthus floridulus cultivar M001 unplaced genomic scaffold, ASM1932011v1 fs_166_4_5, whole genome shotgun sequence and contains:
- the LOC136530634 gene encoding uncharacterized protein; its protein translation is MLSDDMDAYVLKTATTEGFCYWDYVDPDAIDMPAWCGSAKVHVIGSDELSKEKHSTKNKLEEDVIVYNITRGSHALSREMHSTKNMEEDVIVCDIRGGRVVST
- the LOC136530636 gene encoding uncharacterized protein, with product MSLSGRFDPAVLSGAVTATAIATAESRSVIGVETPGLQSALCWRSSGSIFSDGADPKRGVLHRMELRTKEAAYDFAAIRDHLTACVEILEEAKEEIGLFYRMPPPEIVSHRDLFETIWGWERFFPVYNLRCLEEYYRRNARATLAQPQPMLSLFSLVYLGREKQVASSTQSNATSGQQHADSADVNDNLATILVHLCCEKEKEMVSEWKEQGLDDASPEIRLSTAIQKQVINLVLPKKKRIIPPVILDCINCIMKEADLSLVSMRKGIRKGSLADDCDGNLSHNIRYETRKGPV